The following coding sequences lie in one Nitrospirota bacterium genomic window:
- the uvrB gene encoding excinuclease ABC subunit UvrB: protein MLAQRKNSGTFKLTSDFKPTGDQPKAIEMLNEGILKNHKHQVLLGVTGSGKTFTVANVIENVNKPTLVIAHNKTLAAQLYGEFKSFFPENAVEYFVSFYDYYQPEAYLPSTDTYIEKDSMINEDIDRLRHAATRSVLERNDTIVVASVSCIYGIGSPEDYMGMHLLIEEGMRTERDAFLRKLVDMLYDRSEDFKRGTFRVRGDVVEIFPSFSGDNALRVEFFGDDIDGLHEFDSLSGRAIRRLEKIALYPNSHWITPRPRIERAMKEINKELDERLTFFLRQDKHLEAKRLEQKTRFDMEMLKEFGYCHGIENYSRHLSGRAPGEPPFCLIDYFPEDFLLIIDESHATVPQIGGMYEGDRSRKQTLIDYGFRLPSALDNRPLRFNEFEHRVKQAIYVSATPAEYEIKKSNLRIAEQIVRPTGLMDPVIEVRPVAGQIDDLLGEIRTRAERGERVLVTTLTKKMAEDITEYYSELNLKARYLHSDIDTLERVEILRDLRLGKFDVLIGVNLLREGLDIPEVSLVAIFDADKEGFLRSTRSLIQTMGRAARNINGMVIFYADRITGSMKNAMDETNRRRKIQEAYNKKHNITPTSIKKEITNILSSIYEADYWTVPVVAEEKVEYGDEAAIKKLEDEMKQAAAKLDFEKAAELRDRIKAIKNKLIELGIKA from the coding sequence TTGTTAGCTCAGCGTAAAAACTCCGGCACTTTTAAACTGACCTCGGACTTCAAGCCCACGGGTGATCAGCCGAAAGCGATTGAGATGCTTAATGAAGGCATCCTGAAAAACCACAAGCACCAGGTGCTGTTAGGCGTCACGGGGTCCGGCAAGACATTTACGGTTGCTAACGTCATTGAGAATGTGAACAAACCGACTCTCGTCATCGCCCACAACAAGACCCTTGCTGCGCAGCTTTATGGCGAATTCAAGTCCTTCTTCCCTGAAAACGCGGTGGAATATTTTGTGAGCTTCTACGACTACTATCAGCCTGAAGCCTACCTGCCATCCACCGACACGTATATTGAAAAAGACTCCATGATAAACGAGGACATTGACAGGCTGAGGCACGCGGCGACACGCTCCGTGCTGGAGAGAAACGACACTATTGTTGTCGCCTCGGTCTCGTGCATTTACGGCATCGGCTCGCCTGAGGATTATATGGGGATGCATCTTTTAATTGAGGAGGGGATGCGCACCGAGAGGGACGCGTTTTTGAGAAAGCTTGTGGACATGCTTTATGACCGCAGCGAGGATTTCAAACGCGGGACATTCAGGGTGCGGGGAGATGTTGTCGAGATATTTCCGTCGTTCTCCGGCGACAACGCGCTGAGGGTGGAATTCTTCGGCGACGACATTGACGGTTTGCATGAGTTTGATTCCCTCTCGGGCAGGGCCATCAGGCGTCTTGAAAAGATCGCACTCTACCCGAACAGCCACTGGATAACGCCAAGGCCGAGAATTGAGCGTGCCATGAAAGAGATCAACAAAGAACTTGATGAACGGCTCACTTTTTTTCTCAGGCAGGACAAACACCTTGAGGCAAAGAGGCTTGAGCAGAAGACGCGCTTTGACATGGAGATGCTCAAGGAATTCGGATACTGCCACGGGATTGAAAATTATTCGCGTCACTTAAGCGGAAGGGCCCCGGGGGAGCCGCCGTTCTGCCTCATTGATTATTTCCCGGAAGACTTTCTCCTCATCATTGACGAATCTCACGCGACAGTCCCGCAGATCGGCGGGATGTACGAAGGCGACAGGTCGAGGAAACAGACGCTTATTGATTACGGCTTCCGCCTGCCGTCTGCGCTTGATAATCGCCCGCTCAGGTTCAACGAATTTGAGCACAGGGTGAAGCAGGCGATCTACGTGTCTGCGACACCGGCTGAATATGAGATCAAAAAATCAAACCTCAGGATAGCGGAGCAGATCGTCAGGCCCACAGGTTTGATGGACCCCGTCATTGAAGTGCGTCCCGTTGCCGGGCAGATCGATGATCTACTCGGTGAGATCAGAACGAGGGCCGAAAGAGGAGAAAGGGTCCTTGTGACCACGCTGACAAAGAAAATGGCCGAGGACATCACTGAGTATTATTCTGAATTGAATTTGAAGGCCCGTTATCTGCATTCGGACATTGACACCCTTGAGAGGGTGGAGATACTCAGAGACCTGAGGCTTGGAAAATTTGACGTGCTCATCGGGGTAAACTTACTGAGGGAAGGACTGGACATCCCGGAGGTATCGCTTGTCGCGATATTCGACGCTGACAAGGAAGGGTTTCTCCGTTCCACACGCTCACTGATCCAGACAATGGGCAGGGCAGCGAGAAACATTAACGGCATGGTCATATTCTACGCTGATAGAATTACAGGCTCGATGAAAAATGCCATGGACGAAACCAACAGACGGCGAAAGATCCAGGAGGCCTACAACAAAAAGCACAACATAACGCCGACGTCTATCAAGAAGGAGATAACGAACATCCTCAGTTCAATCTACGAAGCGGACTACTGGACCGTGCCTGTTGTGGCGGAGGAAAAGGTTGAATACGGCGATGAAGCAGCGATCAAAAAGCTTGAAGATGAAATGAAGCAGGCCGCGGCGAAACTCGATTTCGAAAAAGCCGCGGAGCTGAGAGACCGGATAAAGGCGATCAAGAACAAACTGATCGAACTGGGGATAAAGGCGTGA
- the proB gene encoding glutamate 5-kinase produces the protein MKRLVIKIGSNILASAERGLNIERLHALAKDISEVVDAGHKVVIVSSGAVAAGLKKLGLKEKPRDIKLKQAAAAIGQSSLMWAYEQNFAGFQKKVAQVLLTRDDIENRQRYINAKNTLFTLLSYDVIPVINENDPVAVDEIKFGDNDMLAALVASLVEADMLIILSDVDGLYSKNPAHKDAELIGCVNEITSGIEKIAGGAGSAVGTGGMYSKVLAAKQANSHGIPVVIMNGKKGGLITRLINGEKAGTYFQPKAQRISSKKGWIIYGVKSKGVIHLDDGAVNALTTQGKSLLPSGIIKIEGDFEVGDYVRCVNQEGKKVAKGLTNYSSKDLERIKGKKTSEIEKVLGYKYSDEVVHRNNLVLV, from the coding sequence ATGAAACGCCTTGTCATAAAAATCGGCAGTAACATCCTCGCCTCTGCGGAGCGGGGGTTGAATATTGAGCGGCTTCACGCGCTGGCAAAAGATATTTCTGAAGTAGTGGACGCCGGGCATAAAGTTGTGATCGTCTCCTCCGGCGCGGTTGCGGCGGGACTTAAGAAACTCGGGCTGAAGGAAAAACCCAGGGACATCAAACTCAAACAGGCCGCCGCCGCAATCGGTCAGTCCAGCCTGATGTGGGCGTATGAACAGAACTTCGCCGGATTTCAGAAAAAGGTCGCGCAGGTGCTTTTGACGAGAGACGATATCGAAAACCGCCAGAGGTATATCAACGCGAAAAACACCTTATTCACCCTGCTGAGTTACGATGTGATCCCAGTTATCAACGAAAATGATCCCGTAGCAGTTGATGAGATAAAGTTCGGGGACAATGACATGCTTGCCGCGCTTGTTGCAAGTCTTGTAGAAGCGGACATGCTGATCATCCTGTCGGATGTCGATGGGCTTTATTCAAAGAACCCCGCGCACAAGGACGCGGAGCTCATCGGGTGTGTTAATGAGATCACATCCGGCATTGAAAAGATCGCGGGCGGCGCCGGCAGCGCCGTCGGTACCGGGGGGATGTATTCAAAAGTACTTGCCGCGAAACAGGCGAACAGCCACGGCATTCCCGTGGTGATAATGAACGGGAAAAAGGGCGGGCTTATCACGCGTCTTATTAACGGTGAGAAGGCCGGGACATATTTTCAGCCCAAGGCGCAGCGCATCTCTTCAAAGAAAGGCTGGATCATATACGGGGTGAAATCAAAAGGCGTTATCCATCTTGATGACGGAGCGGTGAACGCGCTGACCACGCAGGGCAAGAGCCTTCTGCCTTCCGGCATTATAAAAATAGAAGGCGACTTTGAGGTCGGCGATTACGTGAGGTGCGTTAATCAAGAGGGAAAGAAAGTCGCCAAAGGGCTGACCAACTATTCCTCAAAAGACCTCGAACGTATCAAAGGTAAAAAAACCTCCGAGATCGAGAAAGTCCTGGGATATAAATACTCCGACGAGGTTGTGCATAGAAACAACCTCGTTTTAGTTTAA
- a CDS encoding DUF2769 domain-containing protein, translating to MPKIEDNQENADICMKYCGSCLTYPGGGEALFCARGKSAAKPDKQGCNCGVCDVQKKYFNRNIYYCINGAASE from the coding sequence ATGCCAAAAATAGAAGATAACCAGGAGAACGCAGATATCTGCATGAAATATTGCGGCTCGTGCCTGACTTATCCCGGAGGCGGAGAGGCGCTGTTCTGCGCCAGGGGAAAGAGCGCTGCAAAGCCGGATAAGCAGGGATGTAACTGCGGCGTCTGTGATGTGCAGAAAAAATATTTTAACCGGAATATTTACTACTGCATTAACGGGGCCGCTTCAGAGTAG
- the pgl gene encoding 6-phosphogluconolactonase, whose product MVREVLIFKDDDEMAEFVIEKWKEISQAAIQERGYFTAALSGGKSPAVLYQKLSWNKTLPWGMTHIFMVDERFVPYENDWNNHRMINRTLLRHIPILPKNIHPILTSDTSPEDVARKYEEELNAFFKKWHVKLPGFDLVLLGIGEDGHTASLFPDSTALQETKRLAIPVPQSQAVLYERITITFPLINNSENIMFFVSGSSKAKIVKDVIEGGNISLPAAMVRPEKGKLCFLLDEGAASLLKQKKI is encoded by the coding sequence ATGGTAAGGGAAGTCCTCATCTTCAAGGACGATGACGAAATGGCTGAATTCGTCATCGAAAAATGGAAAGAGATCTCTCAAGCGGCAATTCAGGAAAGAGGATATTTTACCGCTGCCCTGTCTGGAGGCAAGAGCCCTGCGGTCCTGTATCAGAAACTATCCTGGAATAAAACCCTTCCTTGGGGCATGACGCACATATTCATGGTCGATGAGCGTTTTGTCCCTTATGAAAACGACTGGAATAATCATCGCATGATCAACCGGACGCTCCTGCGGCACATTCCCATACTTCCAAAAAATATCCATCCGATTTTGACCTCGGACACATCTCCGGAGGATGTAGCCAGAAAATATGAAGAAGAGTTAAATGCCTTTTTTAAAAAATGGCACGTGAAGCTGCCGGGGTTTGACCTGGTATTACTCGGCATCGGTGAAGACGGACATACCGCCTCTCTTTTCCCTGATTCGACCGCGCTTCAGGAAACAAAGCGGCTGGCAATCCCGGTCCCGCAATCGCAGGCTGTCTTATACGAAAGGATCACGATAACTTTTCCTTTGATCAATAATTCAGAAAATATCATGTTTTTTGTCAGCGGCAGCAGCAAGGCGAAAATTGTTAAGGATGTAATTGAAGGCGGAAATATTTCACTTCCTGCAGCTATGGTTAGACCCGAAAAAGGAAAACTTTGTTTTCTGTTAGACGAAGGAGCGGCATCGCTTTTAAAGCAAAAGAAAATTTAA
- the zwf gene encoding glucose-6-phosphate dehydrogenase: MVIFGGTGDLSRRKLLPTLYHLCKDQHLPEEFSVIGFASSPRSDDEYREFVRKAIEEYSEEAIDWGCWENFSRHIFYLSGGFEDEDSYRRLSLRLEEITKTTDKGTREIIYYMAVPQQSMPGIIDRLSVCKLCKGVFSTRLIVEKPFGSDRASAIELNRTIGRAFDEGQIYRIDHYLGKETVQNIMFFRFANSIFEPLWNRRYIDHVQITVSEAIGIENRARFYEKAGVIRDIVQNHMMQILSLVAMEPPIGFEADYIRDEKAKVYRTVRQMDNEYIDRFTVRGQYGAGVIDGQEVPGYREEKDVARDSNTPTYFAGKFHIDNWRWAGVPFYLRTGKRLKKRITEISIHFKQPPLKLFSAVCEISEPNVLVLGVQPHENITLNFGVKHPGIGNQLYPVSMDFNYERDFQGNVHFPLPYERLLIDCMKGDQTLFARQDGVEAMWAVVDPIIKRWEETPAPELPNYSAGSWGPEKADDLLRSEGRQWRIW; this comes from the coding sequence ATGGTGATATTCGGCGGCACAGGGGACCTGAGCAGGAGGAAGCTCCTGCCGACATTGTATCACCTTTGCAAAGACCAGCACCTGCCGGAAGAGTTCTCGGTAATCGGGTTCGCGTCCAGCCCCCGCTCTGACGATGAATACCGCGAGTTCGTCAGAAAGGCCATCGAAGAATACAGCGAAGAAGCCATCGACTGGGGATGCTGGGAAAATTTCAGCAGGCATATCTTTTACCTCTCCGGGGGCTTTGAGGATGAAGACAGTTACAGGAGACTTTCCCTGCGGCTTGAAGAAATAACAAAGACTACGGACAAAGGCACAAGAGAAATAATTTATTACATGGCCGTGCCCCAGCAGTCCATGCCGGGGATAATTGACAGGCTTTCAGTCTGCAAGCTCTGCAAAGGCGTGTTCAGCACGCGGCTCATTGTTGAGAAGCCTTTCGGCAGCGACAGGGCCTCCGCCATCGAGCTGAACAGGACCATCGGCAGGGCCTTTGACGAGGGCCAGATCTACCGCATTGACCACTATCTCGGCAAGGAGACGGTGCAGAACATAATGTTCTTCCGCTTTGCCAACAGCATCTTTGAGCCGCTCTGGAACAGGCGCTACATCGACCACGTGCAGATCACAGTGTCCGAGGCAATCGGCATTGAGAACAGGGCGCGGTTTTACGAGAAGGCAGGCGTCATCAGGGACATCGTGCAAAACCACATGATGCAGATCCTGTCGCTGGTCGCGATGGAGCCTCCGATAGGTTTTGAGGCGGATTATATCCGCGATGAGAAGGCAAAGGTGTACCGGACTGTCCGCCAGATGGACAATGAATACATAGACAGGTTCACCGTACGCGGCCAGTACGGGGCCGGGGTGATAGACGGGCAAGAGGTCCCGGGCTATCGCGAAGAAAAAGATGTTGCGCGTGATTCAAACACACCGACGTACTTTGCTGGCAAATTTCACATAGACAACTGGCGGTGGGCGGGGGTCCCTTTTTACCTTCGGACCGGGAAACGTTTAAAAAAACGCATAACCGAGATCAGCATACATTTCAAACAGCCGCCCCTGAAACTTTTCAGCGCCGTATGTGAAATATCCGAGCCCAACGTCCTTGTGCTCGGGGTCCAGCCCCATGAAAATATAACCCTGAATTTCGGCGTCAAGCATCCCGGCATCGGCAACCAGCTTTATCCGGTCAGTATGGACTTCAATTATGAACGTGATTTTCAGGGCAATGTCCATTTCCCCCTGCCTTATGAGCGCCTGCTGATCGACTGTATGAAGGGGGACCAGACCCTTTTTGCCCGTCAGGACGGCGTTGAGGCGATGTGGGCCGTAGTGGACCCGATAATAAAAAGATGGGAAGAGACCCCCGCGCCTGAGCTTCCCAACTATTCAGCAGGGTCATGGGGGCCTGAAAAGGCCGATGACCTGCTCAGAAGCGAAGGCAGGCAATGGAGGATATGGTAA
- a CDS encoding cytochrome P460 family protein, with protein MHPEKGIAAIPYEAIMKHTPWPAGGDVRYHITTHKPYKKWKKWPGKGEMYQGKEPHGALLTTYVNDAALDSIKKGKGMAGKSIIVKENYDANKQLMAITVMYKAKDYNPEGGDWFWAKFDPQFNILAEGKVEDCIKCHSTVQDNDYIFTGKVTGK; from the coding sequence ATGCATCCTGAGAAAGGTATCGCGGCAATTCCTTATGAGGCAATCATGAAGCATACGCCCTGGCCTGCAGGCGGAGACGTGCGCTATCACATTACAACCCACAAGCCGTACAAGAAATGGAAGAAATGGCCCGGCAAAGGAGAGATGTATCAGGGTAAAGAACCTCACGGGGCGCTTTTAACAACGTATGTAAATGACGCTGCGCTTGATTCAATCAAAAAGGGAAAGGGCATGGCCGGCAAGTCCATAATCGTAAAAGAAAACTATGATGCAAACAAGCAATTGATGGCAATCACGGTTATGTATAAGGCGAAGGATTACAATCCTGAAGGCGGCGACTGGTTCTGGGCAAAGTTTGATCCTCAGTTCAACATCCTCGCAGAGGGGAAGGTTGAAGACTGCATAAAATGTCACAGCACTGTGCAGGACAATGATTATATCTTTACAGGCAAGGTCACGGGTAAATAA
- a CDS encoding glycosyltransferase family 39 protein: MFPGKQSRKNIFASILIALLTFSTFFVQYACRAFDDNRLTSWQWAFADADLVRFAVVLICGIAAAYFLSRLSSGNHPASPFYKGGLLFLLSFAVSAVFWGEPELLVDASRYFTQAKHLELYGIKYFISEWGREINAWTDLPLMSFFYGLIFRIFGEARIYIEAFTTFLFSMTVVLTCLTGKKLWDEETGFLAGLLLLGIPYFFPQVPLMLVDVPTMFFLMLSIFTFINALSKGGIWVTVSSIAIFCAVFSKYSTWVMLSVLPVIFLVQSREDRKQKTEDRRQSTEDNPSLLLPLDKGRLGGVICRGITVFFIAGLLIAIMVWIKYDVIFAQIKFLREYQAPGLRRWGESFVSTFLFQVHPFITLAAVYSVFEAIRKRDLKFIIVGWLLFLIILLQIRRARYVMVAFPMLTLMASYGLQKIKTAELRRFTVYCVVAASLTVAIAAYLPFLQKMNLVNIKDAGEFLNSIEADRIEAFTIPATDTIVNIAVTVPMLDMFTDKDIKYNYDASFTLPFEQIKESALRFTWEYRNPRYYEDLPVSPLSKGGIKEGLHSPVVVISNGTVQRLPGNIEEKIKGHKKAKVFDSAMEIFSFEPVVTIYTPQ, encoded by the coding sequence ATGTTTCCCGGCAAACAATCTCGCAAAAATATATTCGCCTCCATCCTCATAGCGCTTCTGACATTCTCAACATTTTTTGTTCAATACGCCTGCCGCGCCTTTGACGACAACAGGCTGACAAGCTGGCAGTGGGCTTTTGCAGATGCTGATTTGGTCCGGTTTGCTGTTGTCCTGATCTGCGGGATAGCGGCTGCGTATTTCCTGTCACGGTTATCATCTGGAAATCACCCTGCATCCCCCTTTTACAAAGGAGGACTCCTCTTTCTTCTTTCGTTTGCAGTGAGCGCGGTTTTTTGGGGCGAGCCGGAGCTTTTAGTGGATGCTTCGAGGTATTTCACCCAGGCCAAGCATCTTGAACTGTACGGGATAAAGTATTTCATCAGTGAATGGGGCAGGGAGATCAACGCGTGGACGGACCTGCCGCTCATGTCCTTTTTCTACGGGCTGATCTTCAGAATCTTTGGGGAAGCGAGAATATACATTGAGGCCTTCACGACTTTTTTATTCTCGATGACCGTTGTGCTTACTTGTCTCACCGGGAAAAAACTCTGGGATGAGGAGACGGGGTTTCTTGCGGGATTACTTCTTCTTGGAATCCCTTATTTTTTCCCGCAGGTTCCTCTTATGCTCGTTGATGTGCCCACAATGTTTTTTCTCATGCTCTCGATCTTTACGTTCATTAACGCCCTGAGCAAAGGCGGGATATGGGTCACAGTCTCATCCATTGCCATATTCTGCGCTGTCTTCTCCAAGTATTCGACGTGGGTGATGCTTTCGGTGTTGCCTGTGATATTCCTTGTGCAGAGCAGAGAAGACAGAAAACAGAAGACAGAAGACAGAAGACAGAGCACAGAAGATAACCCCTCCTTGCTCCTCCCCTTAGATAAGGGGAGGTTGGGTGGGGTTATCTGTCGCGGTATCACGGTCTTCTTCATTGCAGGATTACTCATTGCCATTATGGTCTGGATCAAATACGATGTCATATTTGCACAGATAAAATTCCTCCGGGAATATCAGGCCCCGGGATTAAGAAGGTGGGGGGAGAGCTTTGTCTCGACCTTCCTATTTCAGGTCCATCCGTTCATTACACTTGCGGCAGTGTATTCCGTCTTTGAGGCCATACGGAAAAGGGATTTAAAGTTTATCATTGTCGGCTGGCTGTTGTTCCTTATCATACTTCTGCAAATAAGGAGGGCGCGATATGTAATGGTGGCCTTTCCGATGTTGACGCTGATGGCTTCATATGGTCTACAGAAAATCAAAACCGCTGAGCTCAGAAGGTTTACTGTCTATTGCGTAGTTGCTGCTTCGCTTACCGTGGCAATCGCGGCCTACCTGCCGTTTCTGCAAAAGATGAATCTGGTAAACATAAAAGACGCTGGGGAGTTTTTAAACTCAATTGAGGCTGATCGGATAGAGGCCTTCACAATCCCCGCGACAGATACAATCGTCAATATCGCGGTCACGGTACCTATGCTTGATATGTTCACAGATAAAGACATCAAATATAATTACGACGCGAGCTTTACTTTGCCTTTTGAACAGATAAAAGAATCCGCGCTCAGATTTACGTGGGAGTACAGGAATCCGCGGTATTATGAAGACCTCCCTGTGTCCCCCCTTAGCAAGGGGGGAATTAAAGAGGGGTTGCATTCACCTGTAGTCGTTATATCCAACGGGACCGTGCAGAGGCTGCCGGGGAATATTGAGGAGAAAATAAAGGGCCATAAAAAGGCCAAGGTGTTTGACTCTGCGATGGAGATATTCAGCTTCGAACCTGTTGTAACGATATACACCCCTCAGTGA
- a CDS encoding DsrE family protein, producing the protein MKLGIFVNTDRHAKDLIGLTKASQSKGHEVIVFFMDDGVKLLSKKEIAALCKLPGVSMSYCDYSTQKLNVPKTGACGEMVCGSQYNNAMMNHEADRVIVL; encoded by the coding sequence ATGAAACTCGGCATTTTCGTTAATACAGACAGGCACGCAAAGGACCTGATCGGCTTAACAAAGGCTTCGCAATCAAAAGGGCATGAGGTCATTGTCTTTTTCATGGATGACGGGGTTAAGCTTCTTTCAAAGAAGGAAATAGCCGCGCTGTGCAAGCTGCCTGGAGTCAGCATGAGCTATTGCGATTACTCCACCCAGAAGCTTAATGTGCCGAAAACCGGGGCCTGCGGGGAGATGGTCTGCGGAAGCCAGTATAACAATGCCATGATGAACCACGAGGCCGACAGGGTGATCGTGCTATGA
- a CDS encoding sulfurtransferase: MFLRKKIVFGFIALMLLTALVSVNQNAFADPLGSTQWLGDNIEKAKLVYVGFVGDDDVKKYEGKHIADSAYLPMGDLMAAMNNNGAPDKAKFEALMGKLGISRNDTHVVLYSTPAANPFISGAYWLMKYFGHKYVTILNGSLDKWEKEGRKTSADPVKISPATYVAGEGDKSMMANADYILANLKNPKVVVVDTRAEDEYTGEKDIPYIKGKGHIPGAVNLNFYPTNRGEGGVYQSVADLKAAYEAAGVTPDKEVITYCEGGPRAADTYIVLKEVLRYPDVKIYIGSWMEWGNNEKYPVEK, from the coding sequence ATGTTTTTACGCAAAAAAATCGTGTTTGGTTTTATCGCACTGATGCTTCTGACAGCGCTTGTCAGCGTGAACCAGAATGCATTTGCGGACCCGCTTGGTTCGACCCAGTGGCTGGGAGATAACATTGAGAAGGCCAAATTGGTGTACGTAGGTTTTGTCGGAGATGATGATGTGAAGAAATATGAAGGCAAACACATCGCAGACTCCGCTTATCTCCCGATGGGCGATCTTATGGCTGCCATGAATAATAACGGCGCCCCTGACAAGGCAAAATTCGAAGCCTTGATGGGCAAACTCGGCATAAGCAGAAATGACACGCATGTGGTTTTATACAGCACACCTGCCGCGAACCCTTTTATTTCCGGCGCATACTGGCTGATGAAATATTTCGGCCATAAATATGTGACTATACTGAACGGTTCTCTAGACAAATGGGAGAAAGAGGGCCGCAAGACATCAGCTGACCCAGTAAAAATTTCCCCGGCTACTTACGTGGCAGGTGAAGGCGACAAGTCCATGATGGCAAATGCGGATTACATATTGGCAAATCTCAAGAACCCCAAAGTTGTTGTTGTAGACACCCGCGCTGAAGATGAATATACAGGGGAAAAGGACATTCCATATATAAAAGGTAAAGGCCACATTCCCGGGGCGGTCAATCTGAATTTTTATCCGACAAACCGTGGTGAAGGCGGAGTTTATCAATCAGTTGCTGACCTTAAAGCCGCTTATGAGGCAGCGGGAGTCACACCTGATAAAGAAGTGATCACCTACTGCGAAGGCGGTCCGCGTGCTGCTGACACGTATATTGTCCTCAAAGAGGTCTTACGTTATCCGGATGTCAAAATTTACATAGGCTCCTGGATGGAGTGGGGCAATAATGAGAAGTATCCTGTAGAGAAATAG
- a CDS encoding RluA family pseudouridine synthase — protein MEKTCYTVTAGSKPERIDTYVSLKSGLTRSNVQRLIAEGHVLVNSSSAKAGHKVKVGDRIEWTLPAALEGLLIPEDIPLDVIYEDEYMIVINKPPGMVMYPGLGHDSGTLMNAVASITGKLSSVGAPLRPGVVHRLDQDTSGLIVIAKDDTAHHDLVKQFREREVEKHYLTLLYGNLKADSGEIKTLIGRSASSRKKMSAKPRSGKEAVTRYEVVKRFKFATLTKVRIITGRTHQIRVHFASIGFPVLGDKTYGKKTAITFAQKTISFPRQMLHAYSLKLKHPVSGEVMEFTAPMPEDIKKAMEEFEG, from the coding sequence ATGGAGAAAACCTGTTATACCGTCACAGCGGGATCGAAACCGGAAAGAATCGATACATATGTTTCCCTGAAAAGCGGCCTCACGCGTTCGAATGTTCAAAGGCTCATTGCAGAAGGTCATGTCCTGGTCAATTCATCTTCGGCAAAAGCAGGCCATAAAGTTAAAGTAGGCGACCGGATCGAGTGGACGTTGCCGGCCGCGCTGGAAGGTTTACTCATTCCGGAAGACATACCATTAGACGTCATCTACGAAGACGAATATATGATAGTCATAAACAAACCTCCCGGCATGGTAATGTATCCCGGCCTGGGCCATGACAGCGGCACACTCATGAATGCCGTGGCCTCAATAACAGGGAAACTCTCCTCGGTCGGGGCCCCTTTGCGGCCGGGCGTTGTACACCGCCTGGACCAGGACACCTCAGGGCTGATAGTAATAGCCAAAGACGACACAGCCCATCATGATCTTGTAAAACAATTCAGGGAGCGCGAAGTTGAAAAGCATTACCTGACCCTCCTGTATGGAAATTTAAAAGCTGACAGCGGTGAAATAAAGACCCTTATCGGCAGGTCCGCGTCAAGCAGAAAGAAGATGTCGGCAAAACCCAGAAGCGGCAAGGAGGCTGTTACCCGATACGAAGTGGTTAAAAGATTTAAATTCGCCACGCTGACAAAGGTCAGGATCATCACCGGTAGGACCCACCAGATCAGGGTCCATTTCGCGTCAATTGGGTTCCCTGTGTTAGGCGATAAAACTTACGGCAAGAAAACCGCGATCACGTTCGCGCAAAAAACTATCAGCTTTCCCCGCCAGATGCTTCACGCATACAGTTTAAAACTCAAACACCCTGTCAGCGGAGAGGTCATGGAATTCACCGCCCCCATGCCGGAAGATATAAAAAAGGCGATGGAGGAGTTTGAGGGATAG